In one Culex quinquefasciatus strain JHB chromosome 2, VPISU_Cqui_1.0_pri_paternal, whole genome shotgun sequence genomic region, the following are encoded:
- the LOC6050972 gene encoding gamma-butyrobetaine dioxygenase has translation MQIGGRLAARLIAAERSIFVASSYHRFGGVLSRLGPHSSQGRQPFHTALLQSLRKAVSVDALRQVSGSIKSAYQPASSRNLTVELVDGQRYEFPLVWLRDNCQCPDCFHPGSYSRVINWERFDPEAAVIRECAVSDDGNLVDITWHDGHRSQFDASWMSKRNFTQQNTEQYLEEWYRPKPRLWKRSEFGEVLKSFEFDDVIGRDEALQAWIEALIRYGVVMIRNAPLTEQECRKLANRVGFIRKTHYGEEFVVANKENTTNVAYLSTPLQMHTDLPYYDYKPGCNLLHCLVQSTSTGGQNLIADAFWVADHMRREHPEDFRLLSETLVNWTDVGVDEGGEFHSIYRAPVICLDREGKLERINHSVPQRDSFFNVPLDKVEPWYRAMARFVQLLHQEAVEFKTMPGDILTFSNIRMVHGRTGYTDTEGNMRHIVGAYLDWDEIYSRLRVLKGKKLE, from the exons ATGCAAATCGGTGGAAGACTTGCCGCGAGGCTTATCGCCGCAGAACGTAGCATCTTCGTCGCCAGCTCTTATCACCGGTTCGGGGGCGTCTTATCAAGGCTTGGCCCGCATTCCAGCCAGGGACGCCAACCCTTCCATACGGCGCTGCTACAATCCCTTCGAAAGGCGGTCAGTGTCGACGCTCTGCGCCAGGTTAGCGGGTCAATCAAGTCGGCTTATCAACCGGCGAGCAGTCGCAACTTAACCGTTGAACTCGTCGACGGTCAGCGGTACGAGTTCCCGCTGGTTTGGCTGCGGGACAACTGTCAGTGTCCGGATTGCTTCCACCCGGGCTCGTACAGTCGCGTGATCAACTGGGAACGGTTCGATCCGGAGGCGGCCGTCATCCGGGAGTGCGCCGTGTCCGACGATGGCAACCTGGTGGACATTACGTGGCACGATGGTCACCGATCGCAGTTTGACGCCAGTTGGATGAGCAAACGTAACTTTACCCAACAAAACACCGAGCAATATCTGGAAGAGTGGTACCGGCCGAAGCCCAGACTGTGGAAGCGGAGTGAGTTTGGGGAGGTGCTCAAAAGTTTTGAGTTTGACGATGTTATTGGAAGGGATGAGGCGTTGCAGGCGTGGATCGAAGCGTTGATTCGGTACGGCGTTGTGATGATCAGGAATGCGCCGCTGACGGAGCAGGAGTGCAGGAAGTTGGCGAATCGGGTTGGGTTCATCAGAAAGACACATTATGg CGAAGAGTTCGTCGTTGCAAACAAGGAAAACACCACGAACGTCGCGTACCTGTCGACCCCGCTCCAGATGCACACCGACCTGCCCTATTACGACTACAAACCGGGCTGCAACCTGCTGCACTGTCTGGTCCAATCCACCTCCACCGGGGGACAAAATCTCATCGCCGATGCGTTTTGGGTGGCGGACCACATGCGCCGGGAACATCCGGAGGATTTTCGCCTGTTGAGTGAAACGCTGGTCAATTGGACGGACGTCGGGGTGGACGAGGGGGGTGAATTTCATAGCATTTACCGGGCGCCGGTTATTTG tcTTGATCGCGAGGGAAAGTTGGAACGAATCAATCATAGTGTGCCACAGCGGGACAGCTTCTTCAACGTGCCACTGGATAAGGTGGAACCGTGGTACCGCGCCATGGCACGCTTTGTGCAACTTTTACACCAGGAGGCGGTGGAGTTCAAGACGATGCCAGGAGATATTTTGACATTCAGTAATATCAGGATGGTGCATGGAAGAACTGGATACACGGATACGGAGGGAAACATGCGGCACATTGTCGGAGCATACTTGGATTGGGACGAGATTTATTCGCGATTAAGAGTGTTAAAAGGAAAgaaattggaataa